The Amycolatopsis coloradensis sequence ACCGGCCGGGCGGCCGACCAGATGCCGAGCGCGGTGACGATCACCTGGCAGGGTGCCGGGCACGGCGCGCTGAGCCTCTCGCCGTGTGTCGCGGACGCGACGCGGGCCTTCCTGATCGACGGCAAGATCCCGGTCGACGGGACCCTCTGCCCCGCCTGAACGACTCGTGAGCGGTAAGGACGGTTAGAACCGTCCTTACCACTCACGAGACCCAGCACCCGCTACTGCCGGTAAGACTCCACCTCGGAGATCGGCCGCGCCGAAGCCTGGTCCGGATCCTCGTCGAACTCCACGCGCGCCCGCCGCTGCCGCAGCAGGTCCCAGCACTGGTCCAGCTGCTGTTCCACACTCGCGAGCCTGGACCGGTCGTCCGAGCTCAGCCCGGTGCCGATCGCCCGCGAACGGAGCTCGTGCTCCTCGATGACCAGCTCGTCGATCCGGCTGAGGATGTCCCCGTCGGCCATGTGCGCCTCCTGCGAAACGTGGGTTGCTCCATCCGAGACGCTACGCGCACTCGCGGGAATGCGCGTCCCGCCCGATTCGTTACGCCGGGCATGAGCACTGTGGAGCTGACCGCCGCCAACTTCGACCAGGTCGTTTCCGAGAACGACTTCGTCATCATCGACTTCTGGGCGGGCTGGTGCATGCCGTGCCGTCAGTTCGCGCCGACCTACGAGAAGGTGTCGGAGAACCACGACGACATCGTGTTCGCGAGCGTCGACACCGAGGCCGAGCAGCAGCTGGCCGCGGCCTTCGACGTGCGTTCGATCCCCACCCTCGCGGTGATCCGCGACAAGACGGTCATCTACGCGCAGCCGGGCGCCCTCCCGGAGAAGACGCTGGAAGACCTCATCCAGCAGGCGCGCGACATCGACATGGACAAGCTCAAGGAAGAGGCCCAGGAGGCCTGACGCGTATGGAGAAGGGGCCCTTCCCGGCGGGTTTCGCGAAGAAGATGAGAATTCTTTGAATTGTGACCCGGAACACANAGGCCGACATCATCGCCTGGCAGGTCAAGCCGGGTGACAAGGTCACGGTGAGGGCCCCTTTGACTTTCAGCGG is a genomic window containing:
- a CDS encoding DUF2630 family protein encodes the protein MADGDILSRIDELVIEEHELRSRAIGTGLSSDDRSRLASVEQQLDQCWDLLRQRRARVEFDEDPDQASARPISEVESYRQ
- the trxA gene encoding thioredoxin, yielding MSTVELTAANFDQVVSENDFVIIDFWAGWCMPCRQFAPTYEKVSENHDDIVFASVDTEAEQQLAAAFDVRSIPTLAVIRDKTVIYAQPGALPEKTLEDLIQQARDIDMDKLKEEAQEA